In Nicotiana tabacum cultivar K326 chromosome 10, ASM71507v2, whole genome shotgun sequence, the DNA window TGTTGGAGACTATTTAAGTACAAAAACACATTTATACTATGACTTTTAATTTTATATAGAAAGTCTGCAACATGTTGTAGTTTTTAATTTGTTAAGAACTTAGTGTTTCAGTCAATTAATGTTAAATTAAATGTTCAAACGTTTTGTTATTCAGATATATGTGGTGGAGATAAGAATATTGGATATGATTATTAAGATACATACCAATTAGAAGGTGTGATTTTGATACACATTCTAACCAAGTCAGTGAAGTCCTCAACAAACTTAGACACATATCTATATCACTGTCCAATTCTAAACATATAATGCAGCACTAATCCAAAATTGCTACAAGAATGAACCTTAGAGCTACTTCTTAGCAATGTACAATGCCCGAAAATGTAGGAACCCCAAACAAGACAATCAAGTTTGACACATAAGTACCAAGTCCCAACCACAACTAAAACCTCAACCATTGACTCTCAGTCGGACATAGAGAAGTTGGATACTAATAATACTGAAATAGGCACATCAATAGGAAGAAAAAAGGATATTACCATATCCACTCGTGCAGATTTGACTTAAAAAAACAGCTAACTTGAGAGCTCACCCGTGCAGATTTGCTACCAAAATTACTGCAGAAAACCGCTAAGAAACAGCCTAGATTTCAACTTTTAATTGCTGTAGTTCTACTGTTACGTTGCAGCTTAGGAAGAAACAGGACATTATTAGGTTTTTAAATAGGAAGAAACAAGACATTATCAGAAAGAAACATGACATTTTGACATTATGCAATTCTCCTATGGATCTTAATTCCATGAATATTAAAGAAAAAGCCGTCCTTTCTTATTAATATCCAGTATATTTTATTTTGTAACACCAACTGGAGAATTTTTACTAATTAAAATCCACATGGACATAGTTTCTACCTGCCCTATATATAAATGTAGATGCCTTACCAAACTAACCCAAGTAGGCTTAAATGCATCTCTAGCTCTctgcttctttcaaaaattggaaaaaatatatCAAGAGAAAATTACAAAGAAACAGAAAATGGGTTGTTGGTCTGCTGAAAATGCCACTAAAGCTTTTCTTAAAACTATGAACATGGTAagtacaattatgaacttatcaTATCTGTAATCTGATATACAATTCAAATGATTTTTTCTCCTCAAGTTGTTACTAATGTTATGTTGATCTGATTCAGGGAAAGAGAGCTATAGAACCAAACGAAGCAGAGTTCATCTCCGCGCTCGCCGTAGGAAATAATGTACAACTTATGGTAGTTGCTTGTGCAAATGTTGCAGACTCCACCACCCGTGCACTGGCGGCAGCAGCTCAACAAACAGGAGGACGTGTCGTAGGAGAAGGGCTGCTGCTGACCAGAATTGGTGCAAAGGCGAAAAAAGGTTACGACTCAGGGGATGAAAAATAGAGGACATTGGATTGTTAAGGTAGATAAATGCATAGGAGAAGAACATGTATACAGAGTAAAATCTCCTCGAAGGAGAGTGATTGAAGCCTAAATCTTGATACATTATACTTACTACATGATACAACTAGTCTTTTAGAGAATTTTAGTAGATTATAATTGTAAGTACTTATTTAATGTAGAACACTTCAGCTTTTatgaaaaactaccaaaattcaaataTACGGGAGGAGAAATTTCGATAAATATAAAATGTATTTTCCAGTATTCTATTCTGATAACTTTATGGAGACAAAAATTGTTCCCATAGACATTTACTTTTGAGTTCctaatattaatttcatatttcAATTCTTTAGTTCTAGAAGTAGAATTCTCCCTAATAGATTGGGAAGAAACTGCATTATGAACCCGTACGTTCTACAATTTGAAGGAAACAAAAGTTAAGGCATCATGATATTTGCATTAgattttgttttactttgaaagaTCATATTCTTTAAAAAGTTTCAAAACACTAGGACTGATCATTGTGATACTTCTTCAAGCTAACATCCTCTGTTTCTTTTGGCTAAGTAGTGATTGGGAGCTAAAATAGGATGAGAAAGGTGACATCTTTCTTTGCAAGTATACAATAACAAAGAGTCGTTAAGGCAACCATAGAACTACGCAACGATAAAAGGCCAGAGGCGAAGTTAGAAAATGACTAAACTAACCATACTTATCCATCTTACTAACTTCCCTCTAAAAAAATAGAACAGAGCGCGAGAGAGTAGTGGTAGAAAAGCAACAGAAAGGGTGTAACATTTGGAGTATGTACTGACCTTGATTGTTAGTCCCAGTAGATATAGACGATTGATTAGTTACATAGCAGCTTGTTGTGCAAAGGAAGCTTCTCTAGGTGAACGAGCATTGAAAGCTAGCATGTTAGGATCAAACCGTAACCCTGGATTCATTCTCCATTCGAAGCTCGTCATTCTCATAGGGTTCAAAATGGTCTTTCTTTAACTGATTTTTATACTTTCTCCAAGCATTTTGAATTGATTGAAAAATCCACTTTTTTGCATCTTCATGAATGTCATATTTTCCCTACAAATTTAATGTATTTAGGTTAGTATAAACAATATGAAATATCCACACACACCTATTAAATATTGTGAACTTCAAACCTTGATATATTTCCACATATCTTCTTTTGTCTCAAGTTTCCTCCAATTAAACACATTAAAAGAACAAAAGGTTGCATTCCTTGCCAGTGTACCGAGGAAGCTACCCAACtcatttacctcttcatcagTAGGACCTATGGGTTGATTGTTCTGATTTAGCACAATTTGCTTGCACTCTTTCACTCCACAATAGTACAAAGCAAAGATAATCATCAATCACTATTGCTAGTTAATTTTATTCACTCCACAGATAtacttatgtcacgacccaaatcccggtcgtgatggcgcccaacacactactaggcaaacccgaccattattcaatccttaacccaatttatcaaaaatagcgaaTGGAAATATCAATTAATTCAAGATCAAAGTACTGAAgagtttaacaaaatacacaacataatctcactaggacccggtgtcacgaatttgagcctctagaatacagaatatcatcctaatacatggtatatccaaagtctgataatgcggaaataaagagataggataggagggagaagatcaatggctgcgaacgccatgcagctacctcgatactcccagaggctggatctgctaatcaactggatctactgagcctgagactaccctggatctgcacacaaggtgcatggagtaaagtgagtactccgaccctgtgagtaataaaagtaaccacagtccgaagataagaaaatccagtaaatacacaaagtaaactaaaatccaaatatacaacaacatatggaactgagcagctaaacaccagtataaatacaaatacatgaatgcaatgcaatgcatatgatggtacattccagtacccactgcggcgtgcagcccgagccatccatatttatttatcgtcaacggcgctcactgggggtgtgtacagactccggaggggctcctacagcccaagcacaatatcttggtcagtcattgttacctaaCCGGTCatccattgttacctgaccaatttatatcatacagtgccattattaccactgttcaagtatatgcagtgtcattgttaccactatttcaagtatatcacacagtgtcattgttaccactgtgtcaagtatatcacacagtgtcattgttaccgctatttcaagtcactttataatcagtccagaaaataatataataagccccttgggcatttacaaaacagaagttccagcccggaatacatttaaaaatatcatttaagttttcaacactttgaattatggctgagtttgcaaaacagcatttaaaaccttggactgaaattaaatgatatgcaaatcatgctaagcagtaatatcaatcctcgaaggattttaaaaat includes these proteins:
- the LOC107820947 gene encoding uncharacterized protein LOC107820947; protein product: MDIVSTCPIYKCRCLTKLTQVGLNASLALCFFQKLEKIYQEKITKKQKMGCWSAENATKAFLKTMNMGKRAIEPNEAEFISALAVGNNVQLMVVACANVADSTTRALAAAAQQTGGRVVGEGLLLTRIGAKAKKGYDSGDEK